The segment GTCACGGGCATCTTTATGTCCCTGATTGGCGTTGCGTCTTCGTATTGGCTGCTACTGCTATGTTTGTTTTTCGGCGGTATTGGCGGAGGCGCATTCCATCCACAGGCCGCTTCATTGGTCTCGCAATCAGGTGGTGAGCGGCGGCGCGTTGCGGTTTCCATATTTACGTCGGCAGGCACGTTGGGCGTTGCCATCGGACCTTTGATGATTGCTTATGTGGTCGGAGATAACGACCTGTCAAAGACCGTTTCGATCATTGGCTTCGGCGTCATCATCTCTCTCTTCTTGTATCTCTATTGCCCACCAATGAAACAATCGCCCGGCGACCGACCCAAGACGGGGTTTGATCTTTCCTTTTTGACCAACGCCGGCGCGCGTGGGCCGTTGATCGTCCTGTATGCCGTTTCTCTGAGTCGTGCTTCGCTGCACTTATTGATCGCTAACTTTTTGCCGTTCATTTTGCGAGACCAGGGTTACAGTTTGCAGGCGACAGGTGGAGCCATGTCCGCATTTCTGCTGGCGGGCGCGCTGGGGAGCTTTCTGGGCGGCGCGTTGGCTGAGAGGTTTGGCGAACGAAAATTGAATGCATTGTCCGGATTGCTGACAACCGTCTTCATCTGCTTTGGATTGTTCCTCCCCGGCATTTTGGGTCTAACTCTGTTTTTACTTGGGACCGCCTCGTTGATGTCAGTCATTGCCGTCAATGTGACGCAAGCGCAAGAACTGGCTCCGAGTCACACGTCAACAGTTTCAGCGATGTTGATGGGATTCGTCTGGGGTGTCGGTTCGCTGAGCGTTCCATTGATCGGACCGTTTGCCGCGACATGGGGATTTCGTCCGGTTTTATTGGTGATGGCTGTTGGACCGTTGCTGACGGGGTTGTGGGCGCTGAAGTTGCGCGAGAGCCGCACAACCCGCCGCGCTCGCGTGGATGATGTGTCTGTGGTCGTCTCCGCTGGCGCTGATTAAGTTCTGAGCAACCGTTCAGTATGATCACACTGGAGCGTCAAACGGCTGTGATTTCATCTTAGAACCTGTTCAGTATGATCTCACTGAAGCATCAGACGGCTGTGATTACCGGTGGGTCGCGCGGGATCGGTGCGGCAACGGCCCTAATGTTCGCCCAGGCCGGAGCTAATGTTGTGGTCAATTACTTCCAACGGAAAGAGGCTGCGCTGACGATTGTTGAGCAGGCTCGGCGTTATGGAGTTGGAGCCATTGCTGTCAAAGCCGATGTATCCAAATTGACGCAAGCGCGCCGACTGTTCAAAGTCGCAGTGGAGAAGTTTGGGCGAGTAGACATACTGGTTGCCAATGCCGGCATTTGGCACGGGGCGCCGATTGATCAACTGGATGAGTCATTGTGGGATCGAGTCATCGCCATCAATTTGAAAGGCGTCTATACCTGTTGTCATGTGGCTGCTCCGTTGATGAAGCAACAACATCGCGGGAAGATCATCCTTGTTTCCTCAACTGCCGGTCAGCGGGGAGAAGCAAATTACTCCTGCTATGCCGCCGCCAAGGGAGCCGTCATCAGTTTCACCAAATCCATTTGTGTTGAGCTGGCCCCTTTCGGCATCAACGTCAACTGTGTTGCGCCCGGCTGGGTTGATACAGAGATGGCGGCGCCGGCACTACGTGATCAACGACAACGACGACAAATTGAATCGCAGATTCCGCTTGGACGAGTCGCCGCGCCTGAAGATGTGGCCGGCGCGATTCTGTTTCTCGCGTCAGACTTGGCGCGTCACATCACAGGGGAAGTGCTCAATGTCAATGGTGGCTCAGTGCTCTGTGGTTAAACTCCCACTGCGAGGCGATGCCCAAAGAACGATAAAGACGACGAGATTCATCACCAACCCTCAAGCAATAACCACGGATTGGACAGACTCACACAGAGTCTTACGCCAAGTGTGAAGGGAAAAGACCAATGCTCATGGAGCCAAAAGCATGCCCAGAGATGATCTGACCGAGCGGGCATCTGCGATCTTCACTCGCCATTTGGTATGTGGCCCTGCTGGGGCTTGGGGGGCGGCTCGCTATGCAAG is part of the Blastocatellia bacterium genome and harbors:
- a CDS encoding MFS transporter, with translation MWTESKAEHVEPTRLDKRAVAVLSLGHLVNDAYSSTIYPLLPLLAAQLRLSEVQVFFLVPTLSLTAAFLQPLYGFISDRYSRRMFAVLGPAVTGIFMSLIGVASSYWLLLLCLFFGGIGGGAFHPQAASLVSQSGGERRRVAVSIFTSAGTLGVAIGPLMIAYVVGDNDLSKTVSIIGFGVIISLFLYLYCPPMKQSPGDRPKTGFDLSFLTNAGARGPLIVLYAVSLSRASLHLLIANFLPFILRDQGYSLQATGGAMSAFLLAGALGSFLGGALAERFGERKLNALSGLLTTVFICFGLFLPGILGLTLFLLGTASLMSVIAVNVTQAQELAPSHTSTVSAMLMGFVWGVGSLSVPLIGPFAATWGFRPVLLVMAVGPLLTGLWALKLRESRTTRRARVDDVSVVVSAGAD
- a CDS encoding 3-oxoacyl-ACP reductase FabG, whose amino-acid sequence is MISLKHQTAVITGGSRGIGAATALMFAQAGANVVVNYFQRKEAALTIVEQARRYGVGAIAVKADVSKLTQARRLFKVAVEKFGRVDILVANAGIWHGAPIDQLDESLWDRVIAINLKGVYTCCHVAAPLMKQQHRGKIILVSSTAGQRGEANYSCYAAAKGAVISFTKSICVELAPFGINVNCVAPGWVDTEMAAPALRDQRQRRQIESQIPLGRVAAPEDVAGAILFLASDLARHITGEVLNVNGGSVLCG